Proteins co-encoded in one Kutzneria chonburiensis genomic window:
- a CDS encoding sulfatase-like hydrolase/transferase, producing MSLLTRPRQQPDEGSDDRRPPSPVRRVLAVTATVLAFLLVLFALVAPNDLSKLTPLAFVRIPVEGLVGVVVLLLLPSRVRKPVAIAAGGLLGVLTILKLADMGFYASLNRPFDPVYDWTFLGPGLEFVQGEVGDFLGWVAAGLVIVVAIGLIVFTALSVSRLGGFVGKHRTGTVRGVALLAVIWLVLAPTGAQLTPGQPVAASNAAALAVNDLRQVSADIRDQQAFAREVDADTYAGQAPDKLLSGLRGKNVLLVFVESYGRSAVMNSSFAPGIDAVLDTGTKELQQAGFAAKSGFLTSPTFGGGSWLAHSTLESGVDVNTQYRYTSLINGERLTLARMFKDAGWRTFADDPANTRDWVPETQFYGYDSVYDSRNVGYQGPVFSYATVPDQYTMNFVRQHEMAKTGPVFGEIDLISSHVPWTPLPQLMDWNGMGDGSVFGPQAANGKQVKDVWPDQAKVQEVYGESIQYSLNTLISYLKNFGDDNTVMVFLGDHQPGTLVSGTAADHDVPISIVAKDPAVLNRVAGWGWTDGLKPSPHAPLWPMSAFRDKFLAAFGEQPTR from the coding sequence TTGTCGCTCCTCACGCGCCCTCGCCAGCAGCCCGACGAGGGTTCCGACGATCGCCGTCCCCCGTCGCCCGTCCGCCGCGTCCTCGCCGTCACGGCAACCGTGCTGGCGTTCCTGCTGGTCCTGTTCGCGCTGGTGGCGCCGAACGACCTGAGCAAGCTGACGCCGCTGGCCTTCGTGCGCATCCCGGTGGAGGGCCTGGTCGGCGTGGTCGTGCTGTTGCTGCTGCCGAGCCGGGTCCGCAAGCCGGTGGCGATCGCGGCCGGCGGCCTGCTGGGCGTGCTGACCATTCTCAAGCTGGCCGACATGGGCTTCTACGCCTCGCTCAACCGGCCGTTCGACCCGGTGTACGACTGGACGTTCCTCGGCCCCGGCCTGGAGTTCGTGCAGGGCGAGGTCGGCGACTTCCTGGGCTGGGTGGCGGCCGGCCTGGTGATCGTCGTCGCGATCGGACTGATCGTCTTCACCGCGCTGTCGGTGTCCCGCCTCGGCGGTTTCGTCGGAAAGCACCGCACCGGCACGGTTCGCGGCGTCGCGCTGCTCGCGGTGATCTGGCTCGTGCTGGCCCCGACCGGCGCGCAGCTCACCCCGGGCCAGCCGGTGGCCGCCAGCAACGCCGCCGCGCTCGCCGTCAACGACCTGCGGCAGGTCAGCGCGGACATCAGGGACCAGCAGGCATTCGCCCGCGAGGTGGACGCCGACACCTACGCCGGCCAGGCGCCCGACAAGCTGCTCAGCGGCTTGCGCGGCAAGAACGTGCTGCTGGTGTTCGTGGAGAGCTACGGCCGGTCCGCGGTGATGAACTCCAGCTTCGCCCCCGGCATCGACGCCGTGCTCGACACCGGCACGAAGGAACTCCAGCAGGCCGGATTCGCGGCCAAGAGCGGCTTTCTGACCTCGCCCACGTTCGGCGGCGGCAGCTGGCTGGCCCACTCCACGCTCGAGTCCGGTGTGGACGTCAACACCCAGTACCGCTACACGAGCCTGATCAACGGTGAGCGGTTGACCCTGGCCCGCATGTTCAAGGATGCCGGCTGGCGCACTTTCGCCGACGATCCGGCCAACACCCGCGACTGGGTGCCGGAGACCCAGTTCTACGGCTACGACAGCGTCTACGACTCGCGCAACGTCGGCTACCAGGGGCCGGTGTTCTCCTATGCCACCGTGCCCGACCAGTACACGATGAACTTCGTGCGCCAGCACGAGATGGCCAAGACCGGCCCGGTGTTCGGCGAGATCGACCTGATCTCCAGCCACGTGCCGTGGACCCCGCTGCCGCAGCTGATGGACTGGAACGGCATGGGCGACGGCTCGGTGTTCGGGCCGCAGGCGGCGAACGGCAAGCAGGTCAAGGACGTCTGGCCCGATCAGGCCAAGGTGCAGGAGGTCTACGGCGAGTCGATCCAGTACTCGCTGAACACGCTGATCTCGTACCTGAAGAACTTCGGCGACGACAACACGGTGATGGTGTTCCTCGGTGATCACCAGCCGGGCACCCTGGTCAGCGGCACCGCCGCCGACCACGACGTGCCGATCAGCATCGTGGCCAAGGATCCGGCGGTGCTGAACCGGGTCGCCGGCTGGGGCTGGACCGACGGCCTCAAGCCCAGCCCGCACGCCCCGCTGTGGCCGATGAGCGCCTTCCGCGACAAGTTCCTGGCCGCGTTCGGGGAGCAGCCGACGCGTTAG
- a CDS encoding multicopper oxidase family protein, producing MAGISRRQLLVAGAAVGAVAFPAAKGLAAVGGPVAQSVPQAQTPLPSSRIPKYVTQLRTLARVSGSAFTTRFVEAPQLVLPSSMYPAGHADGTVVWAYQVDGRPASWPGATVEATRGTATTITYVNGLPRSSRVQPLLTVDQTIHWADPLGVVKASQPYTGPMPGVVHLHGAEVPAAFDGLPEAWFTPDGRHGPAYSTANPTAANAAVYCYPNTQPATALWFHDHTLGITRVTVLSGLAAFYLVRDRFDTGRADNPLRLPAGRFEIELMLQDRLFATNGQLRFPDGSNPDADLNGPPSNPLSHPFWIPEFFGDAMVVNGRTWPVLAVEPRRYRFRFLNACNARFLRMNLTDPANASSTTPPSAVAMWQIGTDGGLLDRPAKLADPAKADAPKLFLAPSERADVIIDFSGLRGRSLVLTNDGLFPYPSGGPPDPNLDGQLMRFDVTQRLSGPDTTYNPATGAALRGGNGQPPAIVRLADPATGTIAAGVRPTVKRQLVVFEQETVDCAVSDVSDGPLEAFLNNSKWNGLRDGTTTPIPGARANTGVFLTELPRVGATELWELLDITDDAHPIHIHLIQFQVLNRQAVDVDGYRAAWAAMFPGGTFAGQQCDGSFGRTAYAPGEIIPGYGPPRDYLTPNADGALGGNPAIGPFLTAAAQPPEESEAGWKDTFKISPGMVNRVLIRWAPTETAIGDAQPGVNRFAFDPTAGPGYVWHCHILDHEDNEMMRPYAPVK from the coding sequence ATGGCGGGGATCAGCAGAAGGCAGTTGCTCGTGGCCGGTGCGGCGGTGGGGGCGGTGGCCTTCCCGGCGGCGAAGGGGCTGGCGGCGGTGGGCGGGCCGGTGGCCCAGTCGGTGCCGCAGGCGCAGACGCCGCTGCCGAGCTCGAGGATCCCGAAGTACGTGACCCAGCTGCGGACGCTCGCGCGGGTGTCGGGATCGGCCTTCACGACGCGGTTCGTGGAGGCGCCCCAACTGGTGTTGCCGAGCTCGATGTACCCGGCGGGGCACGCGGACGGCACGGTGGTGTGGGCCTACCAGGTGGACGGCCGGCCGGCGTCGTGGCCGGGGGCGACGGTGGAAGCGACCCGGGGCACGGCGACGACGATCACGTACGTCAACGGCCTCCCCCGCAGTTCACGGGTGCAGCCGCTGCTGACGGTCGACCAGACGATCCACTGGGCGGACCCGCTGGGCGTGGTGAAGGCGTCGCAGCCGTACACCGGGCCGATGCCGGGGGTGGTGCACCTGCACGGGGCGGAGGTCCCGGCGGCCTTCGACGGCCTGCCGGAAGCGTGGTTCACGCCGGACGGCCGGCACGGACCGGCCTACAGCACGGCGAATCCGACGGCGGCGAACGCCGCGGTGTACTGCTACCCGAACACGCAGCCGGCGACGGCGTTGTGGTTCCACGATCACACGCTGGGCATCACCAGGGTCACCGTGCTGAGCGGCCTGGCCGCGTTCTACCTCGTCCGCGACAGGTTCGACACGGGCCGGGCGGACAATCCGCTGCGGCTGCCGGCCGGCCGGTTCGAGATCGAGCTGATGCTCCAGGACCGGCTGTTCGCCACCAACGGCCAGCTGCGCTTCCCGGACGGCAGCAACCCGGACGCCGACCTGAACGGGCCGCCGTCCAACCCGCTGTCGCACCCGTTCTGGATCCCGGAGTTCTTCGGCGACGCGATGGTGGTCAACGGCCGGACCTGGCCGGTGCTGGCGGTGGAGCCGCGGCGCTACCGCTTCCGGTTCCTCAACGCGTGCAACGCGCGTTTCCTGCGGATGAACCTGACCGACCCGGCGAACGCGTCCTCGACGACGCCACCGTCGGCGGTGGCGATGTGGCAGATCGGCACCGACGGCGGCCTGCTCGACCGGCCGGCGAAGCTGGCCGATCCGGCCAAGGCCGATGCGCCGAAGCTGTTCCTGGCGCCGTCGGAGCGGGCGGACGTGATCATCGACTTCAGCGGCCTGCGGGGCCGGTCGCTGGTGCTGACCAACGACGGCCTGTTCCCGTACCCGAGCGGCGGCCCGCCGGACCCGAACCTGGACGGCCAGCTGATGCGGTTCGACGTGACGCAGCGTCTTTCTGGCCCGGACACGACCTACAACCCGGCGACCGGTGCGGCGCTGCGCGGCGGGAACGGGCAGCCGCCGGCGATCGTGCGGCTGGCCGACCCGGCGACGGGCACGATCGCGGCGGGCGTGCGGCCGACGGTGAAACGGCAGCTTGTCGTGTTCGAGCAGGAGACGGTCGACTGCGCGGTGTCGGACGTCAGCGACGGCCCGCTGGAAGCGTTCCTGAACAACAGCAAGTGGAACGGCCTGCGGGACGGGACGACCACGCCGATCCCCGGCGCCCGCGCCAACACCGGCGTGTTCCTGACCGAGCTGCCACGGGTCGGTGCGACGGAACTGTGGGAGCTGCTGGACATCACCGACGACGCGCACCCCATCCACATCCACCTGATCCAGTTCCAGGTGCTCAACCGGCAGGCCGTCGACGTGGACGGCTACCGCGCGGCGTGGGCGGCGATGTTCCCCGGCGGCACGTTCGCCGGCCAGCAGTGCGACGGCTCCTTCGGCCGCACCGCGTACGCGCCGGGCGAGATCATTCCCGGCTACGGGCCCCCGCGCGACTACCTGACGCCCAACGCGGACGGCGCGCTCGGCGGCAACCCGGCGATCGGCCCGTTCCTGACCGCTGCGGCCCAGCCGCCGGAGGAGTCCGAGGCGGGCTGGAAGGACACCTTCAAGATCAGTCCCGGCATGGTGAACCGGGTGCTTATCCGTTGGGCGCCAACGGAAACCGCGATCGGCGACGCGCAGCCGGGCGTCAACCGGTTCGCCTTCGACCCGACGGCCGGCCCGGGCTACGTGTGGCACTGCCACATCCTCGACCACGAGGACAACGAGATGATGCGCCCGTACGCACCGGTCAAGTAG
- a CDS encoding SDR family oxidoreductase, which yields MLQQGLRGRSGAAAKGALEALTRVWAGELAGTGITVNAVAPGPIETEMLRRNTPVGSPQEQRFLAPIPLGRVGRVDEVVAAIAFLLSRDGGYTTGQVIRVDGGGSIPAAARTN from the coding sequence CTGCTCCAACAGGGCCTTCGCGGCCGGAGCGGCGCGGCGGCCAAGGGCGCGCTGGAGGCGCTGACCAGGGTGTGGGCCGGCGAGCTGGCCGGCACCGGCATCACGGTCAACGCGGTCGCGCCGGGCCCGATCGAGACGGAGATGCTGCGCCGCAACACCCCAGTCGGCTCGCCGCAGGAGCAGCGGTTCCTCGCCCCCATCCCGCTCGGCCGGGTCGGCCGGGTCGACGAGGTGGTGGCGGCGATCGCCTTCCTGCTCTCGCGGGACGGCGGATACACCACCGGCCAGGTCATCCGGGTCGACGGCGGCGGCAGCATTCCCGCCGCCGCCCGGACGAACTAA
- a CDS encoding alcohol dehydrogenase catalytic domain-containing protein: MRAFRITDWGQQPQVVAVPVPTPGRGEVLVRVAGCGLCHTDVTLPHIPSSVGSRLGWRVPFTLGHEAAGWVAGLGPDVTGFAEGDPVALVSPTSCGQCWHCLRGLDSSCPNGLAGRGYGRDGGLAEYVLVSGPRFLIPLGSLDPVTAGPLTDAGATSYHAVRRALPRIQAGGLVAVIGVGGLGSYAVQFLTLLTAATVVAVDTNPARLAAAPALGASSAVADLSGVKGTDAVLDFVGTDDTIATGLAALRPGGVYGLIGAAGGRLKAPLFGSLPRDGEVFTFQGSSIADLHDVISLATTGALRTDVQRFGFDDVQDAYSRLTAGTLDSPRALIVF, translated from the coding sequence ATGCGCGCTTTCCGGATCACCGACTGGGGTCAGCAGCCGCAGGTCGTTGCCGTGCCCGTGCCGACTCCCGGGCGTGGTGAGGTGCTCGTGCGCGTGGCCGGCTGCGGGCTGTGCCATACCGATGTCACCCTGCCGCACATCCCTTCGTCGGTCGGCTCGCGGCTCGGCTGGCGCGTGCCGTTCACCCTCGGCCACGAGGCCGCCGGCTGGGTCGCCGGGCTCGGCCCCGACGTCACCGGCTTCGCCGAGGGCGACCCCGTCGCCCTCGTGTCCCCGACGTCGTGCGGCCAGTGCTGGCACTGCCTCCGGGGCCTGGATTCCTCCTGCCCCAACGGTCTCGCCGGTCGCGGCTACGGCCGCGACGGCGGTCTCGCCGAGTACGTCCTCGTCTCCGGCCCGCGTTTCCTCATCCCTCTGGGCTCCCTCGACCCCGTGACCGCCGGGCCTCTCACCGACGCCGGCGCCACCTCCTACCACGCCGTCCGCCGGGCGTTGCCCCGCATCCAGGCCGGCGGTCTCGTCGCTGTAATAGGTGTGGGCGGTCTTGGGTCTTACGCCGTGCAGTTCCTCACGCTCCTCACCGCCGCGACGGTCGTCGCCGTCGACACCAACCCCGCCCGCCTCGCTGCCGCCCCCGCCCTCGGCGCTTCGTCGGCCGTCGCTGACCTCTCCGGCGTTAAAGGCACCGACGCCGTCCTCGACTTCGTCGGTACCGACGACACCATTGCCACTGGTCTCGCCGCCCTCCGCCCCGGCGGCGTCTACGGGCTCATCGGCGCGGCCGGCGGCCGGCTCAAGGCGCCTCTCTTCGGCTCCCTCCCCAGGGACGGCGAGGTCTTCACGTTCCAGGGCTCATCCATCGCCGACCTGCACGACGTCATCTCCCTCGCCACCACCGGCGCCCTGCGCACCGACGTCCAGCGCTTCGGCTTCGACGACGTCCAGGACGCCTACTCCCGGCTGACCGCCGGCACCCTGGACAGCCCGCGGGCCCTGATCGTCTTCTGA
- a CDS encoding XRE family transcriptional regulator, with protein sequence MTQGQLAEAFSAERSTSVPLISSWESTTSPKPPPTARLEQYARFFATVRSAEEGTFRLLTVDELNTAERLAYEELLDQLTTLRPELPGQRGAHLTAAPHSKGLWQFPDSYNIVIVCARLPRDLMHSMGSYTDPNDPDYVDLYTYADPDALIELFGHIRAVNSVSNVRFKTVDQLERDDYTAHLVLLGGVDWNRLTRELLERVDVPVEQITRPTTEEPSGFEVTDEHGPRMYSPTVRGGRLLEDVAHFYRGENPFNVARTVTICNGMYGRGTYGAVRALTDAKFRGRNDDYVRNQLDRHGVYSLLMRVQVVAGQVVTPDWTVAETRLHEWPEAAS encoded by the coding sequence GTGACGCAGGGCCAGCTGGCCGAGGCGTTCAGCGCTGAGCGGTCGACGAGCGTGCCCCTGATCTCCTCATGGGAGAGCACGACCTCGCCCAAGCCGCCGCCGACGGCCCGCCTTGAGCAGTACGCGAGGTTCTTCGCCACGGTCAGGTCGGCCGAGGAAGGCACGTTCCGACTGCTCACCGTGGACGAACTGAACACGGCGGAACGGCTGGCCTACGAGGAGCTGCTCGACCAGCTGACCACGCTGCGGCCGGAGCTACCGGGCCAGCGCGGGGCCCATCTCACCGCGGCCCCGCACTCGAAGGGGCTGTGGCAGTTCCCGGACAGCTACAACATCGTCATCGTCTGCGCCCGGCTGCCCCGGGACCTGATGCACTCCATGGGCTCCTACACGGATCCGAACGACCCCGACTACGTCGACCTGTACACCTACGCGGATCCCGACGCGCTGATCGAGCTGTTCGGCCACATCCGCGCGGTCAACTCGGTCAGCAACGTCCGGTTCAAGACGGTCGACCAGCTCGAGCGGGACGACTACACCGCGCACCTGGTGCTGCTCGGCGGCGTCGACTGGAACCGACTGACCCGGGAGCTGCTCGAGCGCGTAGACGTCCCCGTGGAGCAGATCACCCGGCCGACCACCGAGGAGCCCAGCGGCTTCGAGGTGACCGACGAGCACGGCCCGCGGATGTACTCGCCGACCGTGCGCGGCGGCCGGCTGCTGGAGGACGTGGCCCACTTCTACCGGGGCGAGAACCCGTTCAACGTGGCCCGCACGGTGACCATCTGCAACGGCATGTACGGCCGCGGCACCTACGGGGCGGTGCGGGCGCTGACCGACGCCAAGTTCCGCGGGCGCAACGACGACTACGTGCGTAACCAGCTCGACCGGCACGGCGTGTACAGCTTGCTGATGCGCGTGCAGGTGGTGGCCGGCCAGGTAGTCACCCCCGACTGGACCGTCGCCGAGACCCGGCTGCACGAATGGCCGGAGGCCGCGAGTTGA
- a CDS encoding GNAT family N-acetyltransferase — translation MVDLEIHPVRPDEAPALGAAGGQAGYVRDRLARQSEGRGLLLAAWLGGEAVGSVYLWLEAAEEPEIREHLPETPLLTHIEVFAGHRNQGIGTQLVETAEQLLRARGHKAVVLAVEQSNDGAERLYKRLGYQDWDFGPVRCVQREWLPDGTLEETREECTVLVKLLG, via the coding sequence ATGGTCGACCTGGAGATCCACCCCGTGCGCCCGGACGAAGCGCCGGCTCTCGGCGCGGCAGGCGGACAGGCCGGCTACGTCCGCGACCGGCTGGCTCGCCAGTCCGAGGGCCGTGGGCTGCTCCTCGCCGCCTGGCTGGGCGGCGAGGCCGTGGGTAGCGTCTACCTGTGGCTGGAGGCCGCCGAGGAGCCCGAGATCCGCGAGCACCTGCCGGAGACGCCCCTGCTCACCCACATCGAGGTGTTCGCCGGCCATCGCAACCAGGGCATCGGCACGCAGCTGGTCGAGACCGCCGAGCAGCTGCTGCGGGCGCGTGGTCACAAGGCCGTCGTGCTGGCCGTGGAGCAATCCAATGACGGTGCGGAACGGTTGTACAAGCGCCTCGGTTACCAGGACTGGGATTTCGGCCCGGTGCGCTGCGTTCAGCGTGAGTGGCTGCCGGACGGCACCCTGGAGGAAACGCGGGAGGAATGCACCGTCCTGGTGAAGCTCCTCGGCTGA
- a CDS encoding copper resistance protein CopC, whose product MRAVLVVLAGVLAALFASAGQAAAHAALLGTQPAPSAVVATAPSSVTLNFGEPVQVGAQGIRVLGPDGSTVDDGRAGPVDGRADTVGVAIEARAPGTYTVSWHVQSADSHPVSGAFTFSVGHATVAAATAPTGDPGVALLYWIFRVLGYVAFAGLAGSLGFLFLCWPNGSIDRRLTWGSWIALAVATVADAVLQGPYGAGLGLDHILDGGLLAVTLGIPLGTGLVLRLSLLALTAPVIADAFPRGRRTIAALLLNGLALTWSVSGHAAGPATLPADVLHLDAMALWLGGLAVILLAKPPPAAIARFSRVALASVAVLIATGLFQSWQQLSSLDTAYARLLAVKVGVVLVILYAAWFSRRWLRSAAVRRSVLVEALGAMVVLALTAALVTTDPGRPPLSPEGPLAFDTGGPHGQGRLQIGIVPGTVGPNIIAVTVTDRTGMRIDVAELDAELSMPDKGIGPMPVPIRRTGMAMGGYRAGSTELPFAGRWRLAITVRTSEFDETTVVRQVQVT is encoded by the coding sequence ATGAGAGCCGTGCTGGTGGTGCTGGCCGGCGTCCTCGCGGCGCTGTTCGCGAGCGCCGGTCAGGCCGCCGCACACGCGGCGCTGCTCGGCACGCAGCCGGCCCCGTCGGCGGTGGTGGCGACGGCGCCGTCCAGCGTGACGCTGAACTTCGGCGAGCCCGTACAGGTTGGCGCGCAAGGCATTCGGGTCCTCGGCCCCGACGGCTCCACTGTGGACGATGGAAGGGCCGGGCCGGTGGACGGCCGGGCCGACACGGTCGGCGTGGCGATCGAGGCGCGGGCACCGGGCACGTACACGGTGTCCTGGCACGTGCAGTCGGCGGACTCACATCCGGTGTCGGGTGCGTTCACGTTCTCCGTCGGCCACGCGACGGTCGCCGCCGCGACGGCGCCCACCGGCGACCCCGGGGTCGCGTTGCTGTACTGGATCTTCCGGGTGCTCGGCTACGTCGCATTCGCCGGGCTGGCCGGTTCGCTCGGGTTCCTGTTCCTGTGCTGGCCCAACGGTTCCATCGACCGGCGGCTGACCTGGGGCAGTTGGATCGCGCTGGCCGTCGCCACCGTCGCGGACGCGGTGCTACAAGGCCCGTACGGCGCCGGTCTGGGCCTCGACCACATCCTTGACGGCGGCCTGCTGGCGGTCACCTTGGGCATCCCGCTAGGCACGGGCCTGGTGCTTCGGCTGTCCCTGCTGGCCCTGACCGCGCCGGTGATCGCCGACGCGTTCCCTCGCGGCCGCCGCACCATCGCGGCCCTGCTGCTCAACGGCCTGGCGCTGACGTGGTCGGTGTCCGGGCACGCCGCCGGCCCGGCCACGCTGCCGGCCGACGTGCTGCACCTGGACGCGATGGCGTTGTGGCTCGGCGGGCTGGCGGTGATCCTGCTGGCCAAGCCGCCACCCGCGGCGATCGCCCGGTTCAGCCGGGTCGCCCTGGCCAGCGTCGCGGTGCTCATCGCCACCGGCCTTTTCCAGAGCTGGCAGCAACTCAGCTCGCTCGACACCGCCTACGCGCGGCTGTTGGCGGTCAAAGTCGGTGTGGTGCTGGTGATCCTGTACGCCGCATGGTTCTCCCGACGTTGGCTGCGGTCGGCCGCAGTCCGGCGATCGGTGCTGGTCGAGGCGCTCGGGGCGATGGTCGTGCTCGCCCTGACGGCCGCGCTGGTCACCACCGATCCCGGCCGCCCGCCGCTGTCCCCCGAAGGCCCGCTGGCGTTCGACACCGGCGGCCCGCACGGCCAGGGCCGGCTACAGATCGGCATCGTGCCGGGCACGGTCGGCCCGAACATCATCGCCGTCACCGTCACGGACCGCACCGGCATGCGCATCGACGTTGCCGAGCTGGACGCGGAGTTGTCCATGCCGGACAAGGGAATCGGCCCGATGCCGGTGCCGATCCGCCGTACCGGCATGGCCATGGGCGGCTACCGCGCGGGCAGCACGGAGCTGCCGTTCGCCGGCCGGTGGCGGCTGGCGATCACGGTTCGCACCTCGGAGTTCGACGAGACGACGGTGGTGCGGCAGGTCCAGGTGACCTGA